The window CTCTCCTGGGTGTTGTCTTTGAAATAAATACAATCTTTTCCTGTGGTCAGAAGTGGCAATTGGTTGTTATGTCTGACATCTATAAAAACCTGCTGTTTTGATAAAGCAAAAGCCACTTTTCACTTGGAAACGCTTCTGATATCATGACAAAGTGGACAGGGTGTTTGCCCAAAGCTATATTGGCCTCCCATCCCATTAAGATAAGTATAACCTTTCGTCTTAACCGAGTTGTGCCTTACTGGTCTCAGCTGAGTGAATTTAGAGGCTATTTCATTTCAGTCAGACAGTTACTGACTTGTGGCCTCTGCCAACTCCAAGGTATCCCTCAATGGAGTGCAAGAACTCCCTTCTTGTAGAAATGAAACTAAACATTTACCCTCACAGCCTGTTTCAAAGCCCAACGACATGTTCCTCTCATGTCCCCATAAATTGAATGAGACACTCTGGCCCCTTATTCCAGCAGCTGAATGCACTTTCACCCTCCCACCCTTGCCAAATGAACGCGCCCTTCGCCAGCCACCGAATGAACGCACCCTCATAATCCCCAGCTACTCTTCTCTCCCGGGGCGTCGAGAATTCAGGCCGTACAGCGTCTGTCAGCCAATAGGTTGATGACATTAGCATAACAGAACGTGGTTAAAGGGGATCTTATCCCCTCCATAAGTGGGGGAAAGGGAAGCGAATTAATTGAATTGTATTCACTTGATCTACATAATgctgtatgtagggtgtaaagaGGATCGACCCTTGTAATGCGTTGGTACTTTTATTGCCTACTGTACATGGGCgcgagttatattattattattatttattattgatattccATTTGCCGATGGGTTTGTCACAGCTTAAATTAACGTTCCCCCTTTCTGTCCTGGACTGTAAAAGGACACCAGATAGCTTTCGAATCACGTCTGCTAGGTCCTCGGATTGATCCCAGATTTTCATATACCAATCCACCGAGCTGTAAACGGGTACTAGTTTATATTTGGGGTTAGGATTAAGGGTGTTGGGACAGCAGCCTCACACctgaaaatgtatgtatgtaatgtatgtatacatacatacatacgtctgTAGATGTTATCTAAGCTCTGAACAAAACATGTCTTATGGAAAACGGCgctaatgaatttatatatatgccaGGTCACGTTTAGATAAAAGCCTTCAATGCAAATGAGATTTTTATGTCTtacgcatttctctctctctctctctctctctcatacgaacaCACAACTGAAGTACACAACCCTCCTGGACAACACCGTAATAAATACAATGTCCAAACgtctggaagaaagaaaatgaaatagaataagaCAAGCGAATGATAAAAAGGggaaataaatcaatagaggTCATCAGAAAACGATAACTTGAGAGAGAGGAGTGGTAAAGGGAGATATGAAACAGCCGATAAAGGAAGTGTAGAAGAGAATTGGATAAAAAGGGGAATAAATCAATAGCGTCATCAAGGGAACGATAAAACTTGAAAGAGAGGATTGGTAAAGGGAGATATGAAACAATTGGATGAAGGTGTTGCGTATAAGTccttttttttcatgatatttgatatttttctgcCCATTTGATGTGTCTATCAGCCTCTACGTTCATTACCACCATTCGTATTTATCGTCTGTCTTCATATCAAGtcacttttcattatatttgacattttatttgtCCATTTCACGAGTTTATCATCTTCTACGTTCATTCTTCCCATTCGTAGTTACCATCTTATGTTCACACTCAGCGTTATTATCGGGCTCGCTTATTGATTAATCCAAATCGTTATCGTCCGATGTACtttttgaacctctctctctctctctctctctctttctgtatctttctccctccccattttttttttaggaaggcgGGCCGCGACCCACGAATGGACGCGTATAGAGGGAGGGCACAATGGGCCTTCCATTCATAATTCAGGGGTTGTAGTAGATGGCGGGGTGTTGCCTAGTTGTAGAGCAATGGGTGTTACGGGGGACTGCTTAGTAGCAGTCTTGGCGCTTGTAGAGGGTCAACAATGCTGttatgaactttatatatattataattatctatctatctatcgatatatgtatctatataattatatatattcactaaaattaatatagatctatatttgtCTTTCCAGGTACGTCCTAGTTGTGAGAAGGGCATTGCTCTATATAGTTCTTGTGAGTACAGACGGTTTGCATAACTAATATAgtatttttgttaaatatatcTTTGATAATATTGTTGTGATGTTGTCAACATTCTTGAGAACGGGTGAACTGGATTGGATGGAACTTGCTGTATACGTTTATAGTGGCTGTGAGTGTTCAGTTCAGTGTTGAGGTtatgaagtatctctctctctctctctctctctctctctctctctctctctctctctctacccacgcCCTCCCACAGAGCTGTAATACCCGGTGCCAGTTGTCTTACGACGCACTTACATTTGAGTGCCACCTTTTTGAGTGTTACTTTTTTGATGACCACTGTCTTGAGTGCCATTTTTTGAATCCCATTTTGGATGGACAATTTTTGAGTGACACTTTTTCGGgcctttttttggtggggggggggggggggcaaattttTTAGTGCTACTTTCTTGAGTTCCACTTCTCAGGGCCTGTTTTTTTAGGGGCTCCAAATTTTTGGTGGTTACTTTTTATAATGACCACTTTTTTGATGGCAGCTTTTTTGAGCGCCAATTCTCAGGAccagtttttttgtgtgtgttggggggccAATTTTTGAGTGCCCCTTGGTTTGTaggtccactttttttttatgcccACTTTCTGAGGGCATTTAGAATCGAAATGGATTTGAGATGagggttttgctctctctctctctctctctctctggggagatTATTGCGTCATTTCTTATGCAAAGGAAGTTGGAATGGAGCCACGAGCATAAACAGCTGTAAGATGCTGAAATAGAACTTGTGAAATGGgcagttacgagagagagagagagagagagagagagagagagagagagagagagagagagagagagagagagagtagttagtCATTAAGGATGCTTTGAATATTGTTGTTGTGTATTTTTTCGAAGTAAGATGAATGCTTAGGTTAGAgtttctgaaatttttttatttttttttttttttgagcaagagccgtcttatattattttatttttctgaacttatactattttattatatattaaaaaaaatgtttctctttATAATTCGTTATGTATAGAGCCTTCCACGCAACAAGGTGTTTAAAGAGCTTTTATTaatgttattctattttttttttatacctatagcacttttttctgtattcaaagttaattttatataaagaGGCTTCATCACTTTACCTTTATTCtgtaattttagagagagaggagagagagagagagagagagagagagagagagagagagagaaaaaggtgggtAGGTGGGTGAGTTTAGACTTCCGTGAGATAATTTACAGTGCCCGAAGAGACAGACAACATTCGTGATGCCCCGCAACGGATGCCCCGGGGGCAGCAGGTAAcggggcatctctctctctctctcttctctctctctctcttcctgaagccACAATTGGTCCTGACCTTTTGCTTAAATTAGCCGCGTTTATTCTTGCAAACGAGTTCCTCTGTCGTCCTCAGCCACCTGTGTTTCTGTCTTtggagcctcctcctcctcctcctcccctcctcctcctcctcctcctcctcctcctcctcctcctccaggtgaTTTTGGGACGGGGGAAGGAGGAGTAAGGGGGTGGGAGTTAGAGGCTGAGGCTTCCAGGAATAGATTCTTAAGTCTTAGGTAAATCTTGAGGATTCCAGGAATTGAGCCTTAAGTCTTGAGATAAATGCTTGGAGTAAACTTCCAGGTGTTGAGTCTTAAGTCTTACATAAATCTGGAGTCTTCCATATGTTGAGTCTTAAGTCTTAGATAAATCTGGAAGATTCCAGGAATTGAGTCTTAAGTCTTAGATAAATCTGGAGGATTCCAGGAATTGAGTCTTAAATCTTCAAATAGGATAATCTTGATGTTAAAActgaatttggagagagagagagagagagagagagagagagagagagagagagagagagagagagagcatttaactggtgtttatgaatatattgaattggaaataggttttgagtgataAAACATTGTAATCATTCATATTGattgagtgaatatatatatatatatatatagatatatatatatatgtatatatatatatagatatatatatatatatatatatacatatattatatatattatatatatatatatatatatatatatatatatatatatataatatagagagagtagaggagagagagagagagagagagagagagcattgaactGGTGTTTATGAATATATTGATTGAAATAGGTTTTGACGTGATAAACATTGTATCATTCATATTGattgagtgaatatatatatatatatatatatatatatagtattatatatagtatatagtatttatatatatatactatattttatatttttatatatatatatatcatatatatattttatatatatatttactatatatatatatatatatagatatatatatatatatatatatatatagagagagagagagttagagagagagaggggggggggggaagcggaATGTCAAACAGGCAAAGTTCACAGACTGAGCGCAGGAAAGAAACGTAGACATTTAAATAATCCAATgattgacggagagagagagagagagagagagagagaggagagagaggagtagagaaaCAACATCACAGGTTAGGCTCAATGAATGACAAGGGAAGAGGACCAAAATTGGCCTAGATGAGGCAGGACAATACGCCATCATGTCTTGGGAGGCATTATTAGAGAGGCCCACCTACCTctttgtctggagagagagagagagagagatttgagagagagagagagagagagagagagagagagagagagagtcatgaacATTATCAAACGGTATCTTGTTActtttacttcaatatttattgattaatatttaattgaaagtaaaaataatagtgTATTTTGTTGGTATTTTAATGCTGTAGTGGCGTTCCCCAGGGTCCTCAGTGGAGCCCANNNNNNNNNNNNNNNNNNNNNNNNNNNNNNNNNNNNNNNNNNNNNNNNNNNNNNNNNNNNNNNNNNNNNNNNNNNNNNNNNNNNNNNNNNNNNNNNNNNNNNNNNNNNNNNNNNNNNNNNNNNNNNNNNNNNNNNNNNNNNNNNNNNNNNNNNNNNNNNNNNNNNNNNNNNNNNNNNNNNNNNNNNNNNNNNNNNNNNNNNNNNNNNNNNNNNNNNNNNNNNNNNNNNNNNNNNNNNNNNNNNNNNNNNNNNNNNNNNNNNNNNNNNNNNNNNNNNNNNNNNNNNNNNNNNNNNNNNNNNNNNNNNNNNNNNNNNNNNNNNNNNNNNNNNNNNNNNNNNNNNNNNNNNNNNNNNNNNNNNNNNNNNNNNNNNNNNNNNNNNNNNNNNNNNNNNNNNNNNNNNNNNNNNNNNNNNNNNNNNNNNNNNNNNNNNNNNNNNNNNNNNNNNNNNNNNNNNNNNNNNNNNNNNNNNNNNNNNNNNNNNNNNNNNNNNNNNNNNNNTCAAATTTATTCACGaccccaaaaaattattgaaaaataattctaaatgaaATAACTATGATTATACATAGTAACAGTAACTTcacgtgtacacacatacacacgtacacacatacacacatacacatacacactaacaAATATTATGAATtcacaatacaaaaaaagaaaacgtaCGGATGAAATaacgaaggaaataaaaatacacgAAACAACGAATAAAcgaagaaggaaaatgaataaataaaaaaataaacaaaggcaaaagaaaaaataaacataaacaaaaatatattgcatGCAAGTAAGTACGCATTACTCCACCCTAAACcaaacaccaaccccccccccccccgggggtggggggggggggagtttaagGAGGAGCCTTTCGTGTGCTGTGGAATGCCTTATCTtctaatggaagagagagagagagagagagagagagagagagagagagagagagagagaattatgttgaCAGAAGCAGAAAGCGACGAGGAACAAGCTAGCtaagtgagagagaggaaaggttgATAATGATGGaagtaggcagagagagagagagagagagagagagagagagagagagagagagagagagagcggcgtgCTGTAAAGGttaacattgtgtgtgtgtaaatatttcctcaaagggagcgagagagagaatgagagtgagtgagagagaggctGGCTTTGAAAGCACACAAGCACTTTTTAATCACGTCTCGGGGATGGGGGGTGGCAAGTAGcgatgagagagcagagagagagagagagagagagagagagagagagagagagagagaactacgtAACTGGCAGGTAGTATAGGTAACCACATtccaaaaaatatcaatataattatataaataaaattatagatataaaatataaacatatatctataaactctctctctctctctctctctctctctctctctctctctccattcagccGATTCCCCCAGAAGTACCTGATAAAATTTTGACGGTATTTGATGTGCCTGAACTGAAGTATGatttgggagagggggggggaggggcggtggGGGAGGAGTTTACAAACACACAAGACTTcacaaaccccctccccccaatgaAAACAAACTGGACCCCTTCAgccaaacccccaacccccataaAGAAAATGAGACACCACACTTCTCATTACCATGAACGCCAGCAGAGACAGAGTAaatagacggagagagagagagagagagagagagagagagagagagagagagagagagagagaggtaactggCTGGTCCAGAAatcctgataataataattactcacCAAATTCAATAATTAACCACCAGCTAGCAATGATGCAACATCTCCCTTACCTGCAAAGGAAAATACGattgataaaaaataatcgataaatatacataataatactcTACGTTTGAACATACCAATAACCTAAAACTAAcgtattaatatcatatataaacatatctaaaTATACACTCCATTTAAAAGAAGCAGGTGTCTATACACCTGTTACGCAGGTATTCAcaggttaattatatatatatacctgctgtTCTCCTAAATCAGTTTACCTGGCAATCCCTACCCACCCCTCCCCAATAtggtacgggggggggggggcaggttgggttggggggggggtttacgGCCCCAATTAAGCCCTGGGCTTCTAGGCATGACGACTGGTCTCTAGTTACTTGAGGGTAAAGAGTAATGTGTTACTTTAATAAGTAAAAGCCATGAGTTTCTTTACTGAGGGAAAATTAGTCTCTTCCGGGAATACTCCAAGCGTTCCATTCCAGAAGATGATTCCCAGTCCAGAATTAATCATACCATCCATTCCCAGAAATTATAGGAATGATGCCCATTCCAGGACCCATAGCCAAAATATACCAGTAATTCCCGGGAATCATAGAAATGGGAATGACTCCCATTCCAAGAATCAACCTCAGAATATACCAGCAATTCCCAGGAATCATAGAAATTATTCCAATTCTATGATTCAACCCCAAAACATACCAGCGATTCCCAGGAATCATGGGAATGATGCCCATTCCAGGAATCAACCCCAAAATATCCCAGCAATTCCCAGGAATCATGGGAACGATTCCCACGCCAGGACCCAGTCCCGAAATATCCCAGCAATTCCCGGGAATCATGGGAACGATTCCCATTCTCGCCCTGGAATCCTTACCTTGAGAGCCTCTTGATTCCAGATCTGGCGATGGCGGACGTGATGAGGATCCCGGAATGCTTCTTCCGGGAATGGGTCGGCGAGCCCCTGGGGGAGGAATGCGTCGAGCTATCGCCGCTGTCGGGGGCGTCGCCCCCGCCGCCCGTCCCCCTGCACCGCAGGTCCTCGTACCCACCGCGCCCGCGGGAGGTCACCGCCCGCAGGATGCCGCCCCCGGAGCCTCCGTGGTGGTGgcgggcggaggaggaggaggaggtgagggcGGTGGATTCCTCGCTCACCGTCCCCAGTTTCGTGTACCTGGTGGTACTCCCCCCAGGGGCGCTGTTCGAATTGCGAAGTCTGTTACACGGGCGGGCGATGGGCGTGCGACCCGAGGAAGGGGGAGGGACGGCCAAGAGGCCGCCCTTCAGGTGGACAGACGTCTGGCCGGCGTTGCTCAACCGGACCTCGGTGTGGGCGGCTCGAGAGCCGCCCCTGGAAGCCGGGGCGTTTAAGGCAGGACTGTGCGAGGGCGTGGAGCCGGTGCTTCCGCCGCCGCCCCCGCCCTCGTCCCTGGACGGGAGAGGGGCGTAGCGGGTGAGGCTGGAGAAGGAGCGCGTCCCCCGCCCGTGGAGGAGGCGGTGGTGGGCGGGATCCACCGGCATCCTGAGAATAAAAGGATTTCACTTTTTGGGTCTTTTTTTGTCGTCGAAAACGTTTCTTCAGCCTCAGCTGGGAGAAAATGCGCACATTTGTTGTCCGCGCGCACGCGCGtgggtaaacaaaacaacacacacacacacacacacacgtctgccacgctgctgctgctgccaaaacaccgaagagagaggagagagagagagagagagagagagagagagggacccaCGAGGAGAAGGTACAGCTATACCTAGGGCGGTAGGTAGGTATAGGTACCCACCCAAGACTgagtgagatagagagaagagagagagagagagagaggggcttcgTCGGGGAGGCGTATTCGGGCGGCGGGGAGGCACGTCTCTGCACGTATGTACGTgcgttcgtgcgtgcgtgcgttaaGGGCCGCGTGTTGGCCGTTAAAGCTGATGAGAGCTTCCCCCCTCTGCGACTTCAGCCACCAGCGGCCATCTTGGGTGATTTTAGGGTTTACAACGGCGCTCCCCCctgaactgctgctgctgctactactactacttcttagtcttcttcttcttctttttcttctttcggcTAAACCTTCTTCTGCCAGACCATCATCATCCTTCCAgctgctccttcttcttcttctaataaggATCCTCCTGGTTCTAGAAAGGCATGGTAGACGATGGCAGCAGACACGTACGACGAAGGAGAAATGGACAGAGGAGAATGGGGGAGGGAGAATAAAGAATGAGCAGGACGGaatgagaagaggaggaggagaaggaggaggaggtggaagaggagaaggaggaggaggaggaggtgacagGCATTTTCCATAGCAACAAACGCTTTCGACCGCTCGACTTTCTTTAgtcctttctttttcttaattttatcttcactttcactttttcTGACACGCCCCCCTCGGACACGCCCCCTTTTTGCCCTCGTCTCGGTCGAGGTGACGATTTGCTGCACTTccaatctttttatcttttatctgtcacttttcactttcattttccaCTTTGATCTTTATTTCCAAACTTCTATATCATCTTCCACTCCTATCTTTATTCTCCTCCACTACTATCTTTATTGATCActtccatattttcattttttccgatTCATTTTTCATCGCACTTTTAAATCAGTCTCTCGATGGTTACGTTTCATTTATTATGCAACCTGGAATTAAAAGAATTAAGGAATGCGGGATAaagatcatgagagagagagagagagagagagagagagagagagagagagagagagtattcaaccGATCATATGAGCCTTTGGTATTTGTaggttaatttttcatttaagtgACTAGTTACCTAGATTTGAGGGCCACCTAATgtacaaacacatatacaaacacacaaacaaacaacgacaaacaatcacaaacacaattttatataactaatattttcacttaaacaaacaaacaaccacaaACATAAACAACCCACAACCAAAACGCTTTAATTTAATCAATATTTTCACTTAAAACTTTCTCCATTGAAATCTgggtcataaaaaataaaatctataaataaatatataaataaatttttaaaaaacccaAATTCGAACCCGGCCACTTCCGCTTCCCGATTATTTTTTGGGCGGGAATCACGGGCGCGCGGGCGTCGATAGGGAGAGGCGAAATGATTTAATCAATAACGCTGGttattttcctgagagagagagagagagagagagagagagagagagagagagagagagagagagagctcacttgACATATATAGTCGCAAGATGCCAAGTTCTTATCGTATGAGATAATATATttgcaaacattaaaaaaacaaacataaacaaccCATTTACCACATGAgacatatattaaaagactcaaataaacgtacatgtacgtactgaCGTACGTAATTACGTACGTAAACAGGTGCTCGGACCAGGCCAAGTTCTTATCGTTTGagataaaatatttgtaaatatatataaaaaaaaacacaaataaaccaTTTACCAGAAGCGACATATATTGAACAACTCAAATaaacgtacatgtacgtactgaATTACGTAATTACGTACGTAAACAGCTGCTCGAACATTCCAAAACAGTCGTAAACAGCCGTAGTACCTTTAAACTACGtacgtaaaaaataataataat is drawn from Macrobrachium nipponense isolate FS-2020 chromosome 47, ASM1510439v2, whole genome shotgun sequence and contains these coding sequences:
- the LOC135204797 gene encoding uncharacterized protein LOC135204797 (The sequence of the model RefSeq protein was modified relative to this genomic sequence to represent the inferred CDS: added 308 bases not found in genome assembly), encoding MPVDPAHHRLLHGRGTRSFSSLTRYAPLPSRDEGGGGGGSTGSTPSHSPALNAPASRGGSRAAHTEVRLSNAGQTSVHLKGGLLAVPPPSSGRTPIARPCNRLRNSNSAPGGSTTRYTKLGTVSEESTALTSSSSSARHHHGGSGGGILRAVTSRGRGGYEDLRCRGTGGGGDAPDSGDSSTHSSPRGSPTHSRKKHSGILITSAIARSGIKRLSRVSFGSSKGSMVETLIYDSPVAEEERITEEEATTPLPFRDPVSQKFGTETATQQKPASKVRVTFYESSKPLVVTSPEPSEFEQYSPQDFIMTSPLSDGTHLPP